The stretch of DNA TCAGCTGGATGTCAGCAACAGGCCGAAGATATCAGTCCACCTGTCAGGCTGTCAGCACGTATATCATGATTTGTGGAACCCGGAGACATGGGCGTACCTCCCCCAATCTCCAAAGTCTTTGGCCTgtgtttgaaattaaattgaaggTATCTGAGAGTCGAATCTGTGGCATTTTCAACCTCTCACCCGCCCGTTTCCCCTGGCATGTgtgtattaaatttaaaattcaaatttatgaaACTGCAGCAGGAGAGATTCTCATCTCAGCAGAGCAATTCGTTGAAACTTCAAATCTGAGGCATTTGCTCGATGCTTTAACAATTAGATAGCATACATTTTGGGGCAGCCCCGAAAAAGAAGGGGAAACTTTCGTCCTTTCGGCACTTTTATGTGGTGTAAGCTGTCGAGTGTGGAAAGTTGCTCAGCTGGAATCAAGTTGTTAGCACAATTAGTGGGGGGCGTGATGCGATGCGATGGGAAGTGGGCAGTGagtgagggggcgtggccgctgGCGGCTTTCATTATCGAAACGTGCTTTCACTTTGTCCATGAATGCTGAGCGAAATTAATTGCCGGCGGGcgggaaaatgtgaaaatgccGCCCCGGCGATTGCACAAAACTTTTGTTTGAATAATTTCATTAAGATTAATTTTCGGCAACAAAGGATctggaaaattataatttataattagcaGCCAGCGAAAGcggttctgtttgtttttcgcCCAGCCAAACGgagattttattgaaatttttaattatgattttgtgtgcgttttgggttttctgttgtttttttacatttgcCAAAAAGTTTTGTGTACATGGGCCATAAATGAGGTTTTCCTGCcgcagaaacaaattaaactGGAGTCGAACTTAAAAGCGAGGTCAGTggcaaaacgaaaacgaaacgcTGGACAATAAAGTTTAATGAATTACATTTTACGCGaaaaggacgaggacgagggcTCCAGCTGCTGGTAATCCTTGGACAAACAGCCGGGGAAACGAGGGCGGGCAAAAAGTCgaaaggaaatgaaaataTGTCGACGGAAATGAGCATTGACGCCGTTGTCGTGACCCAGACATCCCTGTTTCGGAGTCCTTCGTCCTTTCTGCTCCTTTCCTTTGGTCAAGTCACATGCGCTGATTTCCCGACTGGTCGGTTGGGCCCAAGTTGCCATTTCATCATTGTCAACGGCCGCAGAACATCGaacaaacaataaatattgtaaacaatttgtttggcCTGGCTGGGGAAATAGAAAGCcatggcaaatatttgcccaCGCCCGAGGCAGGCCGAAGCGGAAATCGTTTCCTCCAAGGAGCGGAGCAGGATCCCGGGGTTCCGGGGGGAAGTAGGGAGCTCTGTAAGCCCTTCGGGGCAATAAATTATCATCATCAGCAAATGGCAATGTGGTTCTTCCTGTCGCCGCTCCACCATCTCCTCCAGCCGCTCACAATTTCCAATTGCCATCCGGTTGCTGCGATTCCCAATCCCCCAATCCCCACTCTCCACTCCCCAGTTAAAACCCCTGGAAAACCCGGCCACGTAGGTAATGCGGCATTAATTAAATCAAGCATCATTAAGCGGGGGCGTGGCCTGTGGGCGTGCTGCGGTCGGGCTCTAATGGCAATTGCATTCGGTTTTGGATTTGGCTTTGGATTTGCACTGCACCGTGGTTAGGAGCACTTTAGCCAGGCCAGACTGTCAATAGCAGACCGCGGGGAACTTAAAAGTTTGATTTGGCGGGGCTGAGCTTCATTAATTTGGGAAACTACTTAAGGGAgaccacagaaaaaagtaACTATTTTTATCAGGATTCTGTATCAGACAGCTCAAATTTTATACGAAGATTGCTCTACATTTCTGTATAAATAAACgaattagtttattttgtatttatttcttagttttttataaatgggTGACCCAGAGGAGAttcgaaatatatttatggattttttaggagggttacatcatgatattttgcaaaaaagaagaaattttctGAAGTGTTCTTAATtgtaacttggtcaaaaatggtcccaaataaaaaaacacatacttgggaaaaaaaaacaaaaacttgggCTTTTAATTGTTCCACTGAACAAAGTGTAGGTTTAATTGATCTATTTTCTGATGAAATAGCGACCACTGTCCAAAtggtaaattgaaaataaaagctAGCACACAAAATGTTTTAGCTTCTGTGGCCATTGcgtaaaatttcatttgctGAGCACGGTTTTATGGCTGGCGCTTCTGTCTAACTGCCtttcagtgtgtgtgtgtgtgtggagtgGGTGCCCAATTGGCCATGTCGGGGAATCTAAGGTAAAATGATTTTTCAATGAAGCACAGTCGCCGTGGGCAGAAATTGCATAAGTAGCTCACTCGGGCGGGGCTTGGGTTTCTGTGTTGGCTTGGGATGGGTGATGGAGGGCCATGTTTTTTCGGCTAGCACCCTCTTTAGTGCATTGTCTTTTGGCCAAGCGGAATTCCACTGGGCGCCTGGCAAACGGCCAACAGCTGGCGGAGCTCTCGGGTGCCGCTCCTTGTGGGAGGAGGTTAAACAACACCAAATGCACTTGGCCAACACCCACATAGTCGAGCACACACATTGGCAACATGCTACACGCAGCGTTTCTACACGGGGAAAAATTATGCTGTTCTGTTGGgtgaatttcatattttttatttccattatttAAAGGGAATTTTTTCGTTCCTTGCAAATATAAGTGTTTTAATAGTATTTTGCAAGAGGAACAACAAGGAATCATTTTCAAATGTGATGTGTGATATTCTCTCCTTACATTTTGTACCTCttttggtgattttctaaaatagtAAGCAtctttttctcagtgcatcaTTGTAGACACTAAGCCTCCTGGGCTTAGACGGTAGGCTTTGGACGCTTTGGCTGCCAGGAAGCAGCGGAGCATGGCCAAAGGGGAGGGGGCGGGGTAAGGAGGTTAGAGGATTCCCAGCCGAGGAGCATCCTATTTATTGCCACCGCTTGTAGCAGTCATTACTCACTCGGCACAAGGACTACTGGctctttaaatttcatttggtAAATGTAATTCGATTTAAGTTCCGCTCTCGATTTGCCATTTTTGCCGCTTGCCATTCTGATGGCAATGAATTTTTCATAGTTTCAGCTTGGCTTTTGTGCTCTTTGTTGGACTGCATTTCAATTGAATGGgtgagcaaacaaaaaatcctgaaaaataaaaccgagaGCATGGAAAGCACGGAAAGTTTAATACGGAAAAGGAGGAAGGGGTAAAAACAAACGGAAGTGCATGTTTTGCATATTGCTTTGAGCCCTCAacaaatatggaaaatttcctgctgtgtgtgtgtatgtgcgaaagtcaaatttgcTGGCCCACAGCTTCTGAAACCCCCTCGCCCCGAAAACCCCCCTGCTTTTTCCAGCATCCAACCTCCAAACACCGCATTTCATTTGTTGCCAGCAATCGTCCATGCAAACAGCGAAACTTGACTAAATGCAATAAACTGACCAAGTGCCAGGCCATTTTGCCACTGTTGCGGTCCCGAAAACCCCGAAACCCCAGAAACCTAGAAACCCATCCATCCACCCACCCAATCCCCCAGAATTTCACTGGCCAAGCTTTGGGCTAAGCTTTGCCAACTCAGCGGCATTTTTGTACCCGACACTCATTGAGTTAAGGGGTGTAACAGATACCACAGCGTTTACGGTCCCGAAAACTATTCATGATTTGTGAGCAATAAGAGCAAGGGATCTCTAGCATTTAAGAGGTAAGATAAAACCATATGTAGAGTAGCAGTCAAATTCTACATAACTTTCGAATCTAACCTAATTGGTTTCTGAGGGGTTTTCCTGCTTTAACCATATTCCTGATTTAATAACTGAAGGATCTCTGAACCTTTAAGAGTAAGGATCATACAATTTGGGATATAAACttctattaatttaagattAGGAATAACAAAGTGCGACATTATTTAATGGATTAATTAGATCAATATTAATTAAGATATGAACTAAAGCTAATATCAGGGGTATCTGTTAGTCAAATCACACCCAACTCACCTTCGTTCCGTTTCCCTagaataaaatgcaatttgctCATTTTTGCATAAACCCCAATTTCAGTTTCGCTGCCAGGAAACGAATGAGAAATTGCTATTGCAATCTGCGAACTCGAGTCCGCAGTGGATTTTGGCCAGTATCCGGGATACTGGAAATCCTCGTTAGAGAGGACGGAATATACAAAGCGCTTTGACCGGCGACAGGTGAAATCAAATCCCCTTGCCAGCGGACATTGGCCAAAGGATACGGTTGTCCTGCAGCGCTCCGGAATTCACAACACACGTAATGCTCGCATGCCGACGACTAACACCTACCTGGATTTACGTGAAGGGACGCTGCTCCACTCCGGATCCTGCGGATCCTCCGGCATCCAGCAGACTCAAATCGTTGAATGTTTCACAATTTTCCAGCACTTGGCTGCAAGTGGcgttaattaaatcaaaatcgaTGGCCAGCCGATGTCCCAGGGATTCCACATTTGTCAGCGCCGGGGAATCCCCTTTGGGCGGCAGGTGGGAGCTCGCATCCAGTTGGCAGCAGGGGGGGACTGGGactactcctcctcctcctcctgtcaGCACCGCCTGCAGCTCCTCCGCACTGCAGTCAAACTCATCGTACTCATCGTCCATCAGCGATTGCTCCGAGTAGCTCTCATCGTCGTCATCGCAGTCAAAGTAACCGCTCTGTGGATGAGCCAGTGAAGTGGGATGAGATAAGGTTGGTGGGGGCTCAAGATTGAGCTCTTGATTGGTAAGGGTAAGGGTAGAGGAAGCTATCATTCCTGGGATGCAGACCGAGCCAAACCGAATTTAAGAAAACCTCAAAGGAAAATGTTACGGTTTTGCTTTCGACGctttgtacatacatatactgCGTTGTTTTCCAATTATCTCCCTTAAGATTTTACTTCCACCAAATTGATTTGGGTAAGTAAAACTTAAACTATTATACTACAATATTATATTAACACATTAAAAGGAACGGAAAGTGtagtttaaatgatttaatgtgaacattttataaataattaagctGATTTTATCATTTTGCATTAACTAACTGATTTGTTTGGTAAAAAAGCTAATAAAgggttaaatatatataaaatcgaaATCCAGAAATCAACAGCATagagaaaaaatatacatttatatgttTAATCGAAGTGCACAAATGTGGATTAAAATTTGCCACTAATTAATAAACTCACCGAAAGTGAAAAAAGGAAAGTaacctttatttttaataaccatttttttcttaaattcctTGTTAtatcaaaatgtttaaaatatatatttttttaaattttaaaacgaatAAATCAAAGCCTAGTTGCTATGTAAAACTGGCACCTAAAATCCACTTACTTAAAATTCGGTAACCATCCATTTGGCATCCCGGACCCTTTGATAGCCTCCACTCGGCATTATTCCCATTGTCACTCACCTGGCAGTCGAGGCATCGGCAATTATCACAGAGGCTGCAACTCAGGCCCAAAATGTCGGCTGCCTCCTGGTAAAGCTCGTAACTCGATTTCGCCTGCTGTTGTAGTTGTAGCTGTTGGCTGGTCagtgctgttgctgttgttgttgccgtgtTGTTGTCCTCATTATGCATGCTCCAGTTGGTCAATTTATTCAGCTGCCCTCCAGTGCCGCCAGCTCCACCAGTTCCACCATTTCCAGCCTCCCGACTGTTGCTCTGATTTTTCAAGTTGCctccattgttgttgccccCGAAGTTGGGTGGCGGTGGCTGCCCCGCCTCATTGCTGTCGAGCATGTTAAATGAAAGTTTATTTAGCTTTTGGTTGACTAAACTAAACGCGTATCAAATGGCTGCAAGTGGCGCGGAAGGACTCGCAGCGATTAGCAAGGACGAGGGGAGGTGGTGGGTGGTACGGTTGCCCCATGCAAATTGATATATAAAGTGGGAAGAGGATGCTGAGCCAAGTGATGCGTATAGTACACGGAAATTATACCTCTATTGTACTACAAAATaaggggaaaaaaaaattcaaaataaagccTAAACTAAAATTGTTCACATCATACAAAGCCTTTGCATTTTCAATTCCCACCCACACATGAACTTTAATATCGAACGGACAAAAATTACATGTACAAGAGGGACTTAAGTAAACCTATTTAATTTCTGATGACTTTAacaatttagatattttttttttaatataaatttaaactttgacCTATAACTCGAGTGAGTTTCCCAActtaagttaaaaattttaaaaaaacatagaaCCACAAATAGGTAGAAACACAAAAGCGCTTGATAACGAGCGATAACATAGGCAAATCGATCGATAAAAACGATAAATCATCGTGTCTGCAGCCTTGCAACTTTTCGCTTTGCACCAGGTACcggcaaaaaaattgaaaatgaaaacaaagcgACCAATTTAATTTGCGGCGACAATCAGACATTGTCGCAGCAGCATTTCCAGCTAGTGGCCACAATAAATTAAGCCACCTTTATTAAGGACTTTTTGCATTAAATGCGAGCTTCGGATGGGGAGCATTTAAATCGCATCAGCGGAAAAGCAGACTGCACACAAGGCCGTGGAAAGcgggaaaaatgcaaaagtgaGTAACTTTGCACAACAAATTTCCGCAGTTATTTTGCGACACAAGTCGAGGGAGTCATTCTTGTCAGTTTCGCTGGTGTCGCCATCCAGAAAGTTGATGAATGTGCGCCGGAGAATTTCCGCCGTGGAAATGCCTAAGAAAGCAGGGGAAAACCCCTCTCCCCTTCACTTTGCATTTTCCCCAGGCTGACGTTTACTAATTAAATGCGCACAGGGCACTAATAAATCAAAGGGAAAACCCGCCCTTTTTTTCCTGTTgcaattaatgaaattttccCAGCCGCCTTTGCCAGCGAAAATTTTCAGTGAGCGAACTTTTGACATCATTATTGCAAAGAGGATATAGAGTGGGGATACAAAGGGGTGTGCTGTACTTTATAGATAGGGAGTGGGTCTCGAAAACTTTGCGTATGTAACTTGAAAGTGCAACTTGGGCATTAAGTTCCCCGGAATATGATTATTGCACTTCAATATGTACATTTATGGCCGGGCTTTAATCAACTTTTAAGCCCTCTTTAAGCCCCCAATGCTTTCGCCTCACTTTATGTTTATGCCGAGCTGAGCgcgttaatttttcaatttcgcaAATGACTGCTGGGCGGAAAAGCGGGCGGAAAATGGGGTGAACAACTTTGCTAAGCGATGATGATCAAAACTTATGACTTTATGAACAACGCGGAAAGTTTCGCCGCTGCAACAAAGTGTCCGCTGACAGATAATTGAATGCGCTTAAAAGCCgcagcaaaaacaagaaaagcgcATTTGGCCATAAAGACGAAGGAGAAGCCACTAACGGTAGATAAAGGAAATGAATTGACCAATcgatacaaggaaaaataccCTCAATGATTTAGACGCCAATTGCTGCacttcaataattaattaagaaataatCGAATGCCGGGGACGTTGGAATTTGCCCGGCTCTCGCAGTCAACTTAATGAGAAACCACTCCGGCATGGCAACTAAGACCGcaaaccacccaaccaccacCACTTGTCCCCTCAGATTGCCATCATAAAAACTTGCCACAGTTTGCAGCGCGTTGCAAGATGCCTTATAACATTTATGGGAATTTATAAGTTTTTGCGGCGCCGGGAAGATTGGTCCGCTGACACAAACCCACATACTGGAGTGAgtgcactcgaaaaaaaaaattatttggaaaatgtatcttataattaaaaatacaactgCATTTTTCAGGagttttccaaataaatgacTATTTTATCTAAAAACTTCATAATGATGATTATGTTTTTATACACATCACTCATAAGACACATATACCAGTTTcaatataacaaaaataattttcttattgcTAGCCTTGCCAAtttaatgtatattttttataaaagaaacatataatatctttaaataaagtaagaaaaataaaattgttcatctatatattttatgtggtatctatatattttttcgagTGCTTTTTGGGTGTTACATACCTGATGGCACCAGCAGCATCTTCCGGCACCGCTGCGGTGCTGCGCCATTTTTCTTCTTCGAGATATTTGAGAAACTTTGTCTTCTTGGCAATAAGCGCTGATTTGACATTGGTGCATTTCTTCTTTGGCATCAGTGGGAGGTtgcctcctgctcctgctcctcctcctggacctcctcctcctgctcctcctcctcctgttgAGGTAGCCACTCCCGCTGTGCCATCGAGCGATTCGCCACTCCGGCTACGATTCCGGCCGTTTTGGGTTACTCCGCCTGCCGCTGACAGGCACCTATTGTTATGGTTGCTCGCGGcggcattgttgttgctgctgttggtgttgctgctgttggtgttgctgctgctgatgttgctgctgctgctgtggttgCTGTGGGCGTGGGTGACATTTTGGCAGGCGACGCCGACGCTGcaattgaacaatttttgcaGGGCCGCCGTTGCCGGTGAACACATTGCGGTTGACATTGATGTAGCGACAGGATTTACGTAGTTTGATGCGCTTCCCGCTGCAGCCGCATCCATGGCCATtgtagttgctgttgttgctgctgctgctgctgcggcactGCCAAAAGTTTTGAATTTATGCTGCAGGACGCCACTCGAGCAAGTTGCCTCAATTGGATTTGCCGCTCTGCTCCGGCTGCCATTTATTTCACGCTTTGTTGCCGCATATGTGCCATAGTCCTGCCAAGATGGTAGATAAATTTGGAATTTCGGGGAGCAGACAGGAAGAGGGTGCCGAAAAAACGGAGAAATAAGTAGAATCTCTGATAGTTGCCGAGCTGCGGAGTAGTGGACTCCCCAAGGACTCACCCCATATGCACCGTAGCTGGCATTAAGCACATAAATCGAATTCTGATTGCTGCACTGGAAGACCATGTCGTCCATCGTTTGGGCTGCTCGGAGAACGAGAAGaggattttgattttatttgttatcaATTGTGCAGccaatcaaatcaatttaacatatttcattctaagtATCACTATTTATTTGTCTTGAAATCGTATTAAAAACAGAAAgagttttagaaaatatagatatttaatagcagagaaaatatttgtattacttTACAGTCTAAAATAGGTAGTTTGTAAAACTGTGATGTGATATGATAtgacattttctatttttgtttattaaatatttaaatattttactgtttttttttattccagtttgttaaatttattcagCTTGAAAAAAGTTAAGGAACTTTTGAGTATGATAAGAAACCCGATGGTCTGACCCATTGAAATCCTTCCCCCAGTGTACAAATTTTGGGTTACTGGCTTTCTGGGTTCGAGTCGAAAAATGTTGCttaacaaaattatgcaaatgtaACATTGAAATCAAACAGCAGACGGCGTCTCTGTTTCAACTTTTCGCATTTGTGAAATGGAAAGGGAAAATCCCAGGGAAAAGCCAACGAAGGGTGGGGAAAAAAAggcgaaaatttaatttaaattcttattGCTGCCTGCTGATTGTGATTGTTTTGTGGGAGGGCTGATGTTTCTGGCTTACCCATTGAACTCTCAATAAATTTGGTTTCGTAGATTTCCTCGGCCGGCGCCGAGGAAGGTGTGTGTGGCTGCTGACGGATCCTGTCCAGCTCCTGGTGGCAATCAAAGCTGCAATTACCAGCGTCCAATTGAAGCGGAAACTTGTGCGGCTGCTGGAGCGTGTAAACGTTGACTGAGCGCCTCTCGTGGCCACCGGTTCCGCCGGTTCCTCCGATTCCCAATCCGATGCTCCGCTTGGTCCTCCCGCTGAGCCAGCTCGTTAGCCACAGGGATTGGATATCTGAGGGGGAAAAACATGAGAGGCACAGGCATAAGCAAATTTCCATTCAGATTTGTTCAGTTCACGCACTCGGTTTATTGTTgcgttatttttttctcttttccaGGGGAAATGCGAAATGGTTAACTCGGCCTGGCCAAGCATGATAAAATTTCGTTTGAAAGGCAAGTTCATTGAAATAAACAGGCCTTCCAGCCCACTCACTTTCACTCTCGCTTTCTCTTTCTACTCATCCTTTCCCTGCCAGCAAACACGCAGAATAATCAAAATAAtcctttttttgttggccTGTCTCTGGGCTTAGTTGCGCCGTATTCCCGAAGACCCTTCTATTGTTGGCTTACGCTCGGAGATTCCGACAATTACGCATCGCATACGCAATATAATCGCCGTTCCCAGGACAATTGGAAGTGGAAAGTGCGAGGTCCTTAAATCCTTCGGACTGAGTGCGAGCAATAACTGATGTGGAAATATGATTTCCCTGCGATTTGCACTCAAACAATTGCAGAAACAACCACGTAATTCTACTCGAATTAATGATATAGATTTATTTTGCCCACATTTTGCCACTTGCGATTTAATTGCTATCCAATTACTATAGTAATGCATTTATTTAAGAGCTCTTATTCGTAATTAAAATGTGCTCCTATGGAAATCATATGATCtccttatatatatttgaatattaattgaaattatttatacCGCTACGGCATTATGTTCTTCACTTCTAGCTGAAGGCTAATTGTGTATTATGTGATCCCAATGGAGCAGCACTTTACCTACACTTTGGTGTCATTACTCAGGAtttaatcattatttattCAGAACAACTTCTATGCATGCACTGGGGGGAAAGAAGAAAGCTCAAatcaaacaataaaattgtcactaatttaaaaacttgagACATATATTTAAgtagacttttaaaataaaaaaatttgaaacatatttaattaatttacgatttttttaattgtatggtttaaaaaaaaaattttccaacCAAAATCGGTTTTTTATCATATGTGTATAAAAAGGTCCTTGTAAAATTgattgaaaaacatttaagtaatattaatatgTCACTAAAAATAGAGCACCAAATTGCAGGCATTTTTTGCAGATGAACTTGAATCGGT from Drosophila takahashii strain IR98-3 E-12201 chromosome 2R, DtakHiC1v2, whole genome shotgun sequence encodes:
- the LOC108066437 gene encoding uncharacterized protein isoform X1; this translates as MAQTMDDMVFQCSNQNSIYVLNASYGAYGDYGTYAATKREINGSRSRAANPIEATCSSGVLQHKFKTFGSAAAAAAATTATTMAMDAAAAGSASNYVNPVATSMSTAMCSPATAALQKLFNCSVGVACQNVTHAHSNHSSSSNISSSNTNSSNTNSSNNNAAASNHNNRCLSAAGGVTQNGRNRSRSGESLDGTAGVATSTGGGGAGGGGPGGGAGAGGNLPLMPKKKCTNVKSALIAKKTKFLKYLEEEKWRSTAAVPEDAAGAISNEAGQPPPPNFGGNNNGGNLKNQSNSREAGNGGTGGAGGTGGQLNKLTNWSMHNEDNNTATTTATALTSQQLQLQQQAKSSYELYQEAADILGLSCSLCDNCRCLDCQSGYFDCDDDDESYSEQSLMDDEYDEFDCSAEELQAVLTGGGGGVVPVPPCCQLDASSHLPPKGDSPALTNVESLGHRLAIDFDLINATCSQVLENCETFNDLSLLDAGGSAGSGVEQRPFT
- the LOC108066437 gene encoding homeotic protein ultrabithorax isoform X2, which translates into the protein MAQTMDDMVFQCSNQNSIYVLNASYGAYGDYGTYAATKREINGSRSRAANPIEATCSSGVLQHKFKTFGSAAAAAAATTATTMAMDAAAAGSASNYVNPVATSMSTAMCSPATAALQKLFNCSVGVACQNVTHAHSNHSSSSNISSSNTNSSNTNSSNNNAAASNHNNRCLSAAGGVTQNGRNRSRSGESLDGTAGVATSTGGGGAGGGGPGGGAGAGGNLPLMPKKKCTNVKSALIAKKTKFLKYLEEEKWRSTAAVPEDAAGAISNEAGQPPPPNFGGNNNGGNLKNQSNSREAGNGGTGGAGGTGGQLNKLTNWSMHNEDNNTATTTATALTSQQLQLQQQAKSSYELYQEAADILGLSCSLCDNCRCLDCQADGRMA